Proteins encoded by one window of Sulfurospirillum barnesii SES-3:
- a CDS encoding DUF6858 family protein produces MKKTILMDKYPVFNLTIDKSECKYTTMQAIIEDLCAKIEAHPIAKFIAIFDHYAHTKNINGEIAPEILDAKNIVFCFGAAIPNSKILAVRPRSIGLCETKDQFVIDFLEAPKEELHALMETWAKSLVNACIKE; encoded by the coding sequence ATGAAAAAAACCATCTTAATGGATAAATACCCTGTTTTCAATCTTACCATTGATAAAAGTGAATGTAAATATACAACAATGCAAGCCATCATAGAAGATTTATGCGCTAAAATTGAAGCACATCCTATCGCAAAATTTATTGCTATTTTTGACCATTATGCGCATACTAAAAATATTAATGGCGAAATTGCCCCTGAAATTTTAGATGCAAAAAATATCGTTTTCTGTTTTGGCGCAGCCATTCCAAACTCAAAAATTTTAGCCGTTCGCCCTCGTTCTATTGGTTTATGTGAAACCAAAGATCAGTTCGTTATTGACTTTTTAGAAGCCCCAAAAGAAGAGCTCCATGCGCTTATGGAAACATGGGCAAAATCACTTGTAAACGCCTGCATCAAGGAATAA
- a CDS encoding efflux RND transporter periplasmic adaptor subunit, whose product MLSTNGEIMIAKKTILNLSASVLIIIIGVLITKYLLNSAPQAQKQARPQTGTIVETVQLTPTSKAVSIPLIGTLEAAQKTTLSSKVSGKIIQTHPNFMLGSIVKKGELLAQIDPIDYQAALDQIKAQLLSAKASETIEMGQQESAKKELELSGESPTALSRSLMLREPQLAQVRASIAQLEASYITALNNLKETTIKAPYDGVIVSKSAELGAYVSAQSSIVELVSTDTFWMSTTLPLAYLKFFDTHNTEALLNTKVTLFAEKKPLHVKARILKLLPELDSTTKQAKLLIAIDDPLGLHTQNKEKRALLLGATLEATLQAKAYENIISLPASMLRSNNTVWVMDKNNTLQIKPVNVLFKNPNEVLISEGIEAQDRIISTYLSAPVAGMKLLELSALKEKGK is encoded by the coding sequence ATGTTATCAACGAATGGAGAAATTATGATCGCTAAAAAAACCATCCTTAACCTCAGCGCTTCTGTGCTGATTATTATCATAGGGGTACTTATCACCAAATACCTTTTAAACTCTGCCCCACAAGCACAAAAACAAGCCCGCCCTCAAACGGGAACTATCGTTGAAACCGTGCAATTAACACCCACATCTAAAGCGGTGAGCATTCCGCTTATTGGTACCCTTGAGGCTGCTCAAAAAACAACACTGAGCAGTAAGGTTTCTGGCAAGATTATTCAGACGCATCCTAATTTTATGCTAGGAAGCATCGTCAAAAAAGGTGAACTTTTAGCGCAAATTGACCCCATCGATTATCAAGCCGCACTCGATCAAATCAAAGCACAGCTCCTCTCCGCCAAAGCGAGTGAAACCATAGAGATGGGACAGCAAGAGAGTGCTAAAAAAGAGTTAGAACTCTCAGGAGAAAGCCCCACCGCACTCAGTCGCTCTTTAATGCTACGAGAACCACAATTGGCACAAGTAAGAGCCTCCATTGCGCAATTAGAAGCCTCCTATATAACCGCACTTAATAACCTTAAAGAAACCACCATTAAAGCACCTTATGATGGGGTTATTGTGAGCAAATCTGCTGAACTTGGAGCCTATGTGAGTGCACAAAGCAGCATTGTGGAGCTTGTTTCTACCGATACGTTTTGGATGAGTACAACCCTTCCTTTAGCCTATTTAAAGTTTTTTGACACCCACAACACAGAAGCACTCCTAAACACCAAAGTCACACTCTTTGCAGAGAAAAAACCTTTACATGTAAAAGCACGTATCTTGAAGCTTTTACCAGAACTGGATAGCACCACCAAACAAGCCAAATTACTCATTGCCATTGATGATCCCCTAGGACTGCATACTCAAAATAAAGAAAAACGTGCACTGCTCTTAGGCGCTACCCTTGAAGCAACCCTTCAAGCCAAAGCCTATGAGAATATTATCAGCCTACCCGCTTCGATGCTACGCTCTAACAATACCGTATGGGTCATGGATAAAAATAATACTTTACAGATTAAACCTGTGAATGTTCTCTTTAAAAATCCCAATGAAGTGCTTATTTCTGAGGGGATTGAAGCACAAGATCGCATTATTTCTACCTATCTTAGTGCACCTGTTGCAGGCATGAAACTCCTTGAACTTTCAGCGCTTAAGGAAAAAGGGAAATAA
- a CDS encoding RMD1 family protein, with protein MALSFSIISISLPQPFARHEIETRLECVLKKGIEKAFYTQDHNRYLVYTQFNVLSFIHWEKADIIKALEKLGIKEASSFEQHCLYQDYPILIDPTLEFTCKISNEHILLKEALPLYLIIIALVISQSVGLEKYEQDLEVHFGKSQALLDLTKSYTFFKRSKLVEFTRNLISIQHGMVSELFLLDKPNILWDNEEAEKIYNTLSSTLELKDRFEIIEHKLNHLKENIAMALDLFNHKHSEVLEWIIIILIGVEIVMGLIEFFNH; from the coding sequence ATGGCATTATCATTTTCTATTATTTCAATTTCACTGCCGCAACCTTTTGCACGTCACGAGATAGAAACAAGGTTGGAGTGTGTGTTAAAAAAAGGAATTGAAAAAGCATTCTATACACAAGATCATAATCGCTACCTTGTGTATACCCAATTTAATGTCCTAAGCTTTATTCACTGGGAGAAAGCGGACATCATCAAAGCGCTGGAAAAACTAGGAATCAAAGAAGCCTCTAGTTTTGAGCAACACTGTCTTTATCAAGACTATCCCATTCTTATTGACCCCACTTTAGAGTTTACATGTAAGATCAGCAATGAACACATTCTTCTTAAAGAAGCCCTACCCTTATATCTCATCATCATTGCATTAGTTATCTCACAAAGCGTCGGTTTAGAAAAATACGAACAAGATTTAGAAGTGCATTTTGGTAAAAGTCAAGCCTTGCTTGATCTCACCAAAAGTTATACCTTTTTCAAACGCTCCAAATTGGTTGAGTTTACACGCAATCTCATCTCCATCCAACACGGCATGGTCAGTGAGCTTTTTTTACTCGACAAACCCAATATTTTATGGGACAATGAAGAGGCAGAAAAGATTTACAATACCCTCTCTTCTACCCTTGAGCTTAAAGACCGTTTTGAGATTATTGAACATAAGCTCAACCATCTCAAAGAGAATATCGCAATGGCACTGGATTTGTTTAATCATAAACACAGCGAAGTACTCGAGTGGATTATTATTATTTTAATTGGTGTTGAAATTGTTATGGGGCTGATTGAATTTTTCAACCATTAA
- a CDS encoding efflux transporter outer membrane subunit — protein sequence MNLPCKLLACCSMALLFQGCIAPTPPVPPTQKPLEAHLDPWWQELNDTHLNTLVNTVITENLSLQMAQQRVLQAYATLENKKASNFPSASLSGAKAHQDELKGVESKKESYTATLSASYEVDLFGKRSDAIEAQNASFRSSQEALHVTGISLVAELANAWYTLGYKQESLALLEEQFKVANTILTLTKLSRQNGTNSITDVWQQEQYIKNLEAQKITLMGDIETQKRAINLLLGRSALDTLDVAKEAKLIALPPQPDVGIPASKLLARPDVRQAFFTLESSNYSLSEAIKNQYPSLNLSLNTVASATHFANLLDTIIATATATLGGTLFDAGAKEDLVKKALFLSKESSLSYKQTLLEAFKEVQDALENEKTQTIYLHHLDERIALAKVILERQQAKYRFGMVGYLSVLNAQESLQELEQTRLSKQLDLLKYRIALHRSLAGGMMEYDVINEWRNYDR from the coding sequence ATGAACCTACCCTGTAAGCTCTTAGCCTGTTGTAGTATGGCATTGCTTTTTCAAGGCTGTATTGCTCCAACGCCCCCCGTGCCACCGACACAAAAACCCTTAGAGGCGCACTTAGACCCGTGGTGGCAAGAGTTAAATGATACCCATTTAAACACTCTTGTAAACACGGTTATCACAGAAAATTTAAGCCTTCAAATGGCACAACAACGTGTGCTTCAAGCCTATGCAACCCTTGAAAACAAAAAAGCCAGTAACTTTCCTAGCGCCTCACTCTCAGGGGCAAAAGCGCATCAAGATGAACTAAAAGGCGTTGAATCCAAAAAAGAGAGTTACACAGCAACCCTCAGCGCTTCGTATGAGGTTGATTTGTTTGGCAAAAGAAGCGATGCGATTGAAGCCCAAAATGCCTCGTTTCGATCAAGTCAAGAAGCTTTACATGTAACGGGCATTAGCCTTGTGGCAGAACTGGCTAATGCCTGGTACACGCTAGGGTACAAACAAGAGAGTCTAGCCCTTTTAGAAGAGCAATTTAAGGTGGCAAACACCATTTTAACGCTCACAAAACTGAGCCGTCAAAACGGAACCAATTCCATCACCGATGTCTGGCAACAAGAACAATACATTAAAAATTTAGAAGCACAAAAAATCACACTCATGGGTGATATTGAAACGCAAAAACGTGCCATTAACCTCTTGCTAGGACGCTCCGCGCTTGATACGTTGGACGTCGCAAAAGAGGCAAAACTCATTGCGCTTCCACCGCAACCTGATGTGGGCATTCCTGCGAGCAAATTACTGGCACGTCCCGATGTAAGGCAAGCCTTTTTTACACTGGAATCCTCTAACTATTCCCTCTCAGAAGCGATTAAAAACCAATACCCTAGCCTTAATCTCTCACTCAACACGGTTGCAAGTGCCACGCATTTTGCCAACCTTTTAGATACGATTATCGCCACAGCAACGGCAACGCTTGGGGGCACACTGTTTGATGCAGGAGCGAAAGAAGATTTGGTCAAAAAAGCCCTTTTCCTCTCCAAAGAGTCCTCACTTTCTTACAAACAAACTCTGCTTGAAGCGTTTAAAGAGGTGCAAGATGCCCTTGAAAATGAAAAAACCCAAACCATTTACCTTCACCACTTAGATGAACGCATTGCCTTAGCGAAGGTTATTTTAGAACGCCAACAAGCCAAATACCGTTTTGGAATGGTAGGATACTTAAGCGTACTCAATGCGCAAGAGAGCTTACAAGAATTAGAACAAACCCGCCTTTCAAAACAACTCGACCTACTCAAATACCGCATTGCCCTGCACCGTTCTTTAGCAGGAGGCATGATGGAGTACGATGTTATCAACGAATGGAGAAATTATGATCGCTAA
- a CDS encoding DUF4492 domain-containing protein — protein MHFFRTFFILYKEGFANLRLGKTLWKIVLLKLLIMLVVFKFFFFSTTLHTHFLDDTARSNYVLDNLIKETP, from the coding sequence ATGCATTTTTTCCGCACGTTTTTCATCCTCTACAAAGAGGGATTTGCAAACCTTAGGTTGGGAAAAACCTTGTGGAAAATTGTTCTTTTAAAACTGCTTATTATGTTGGTCGTGTTTAAATTTTTCTTCTTTAGCACGACCCTTCATACCCACTTTTTAGACGACACCGCTCGTAGCAATTACGTTTTAGACAATCTTATTAAGGAGACACCATGA
- a CDS encoding HpaII family restriction endonuclease, producing the protein MGFNKGEWSELYTFLYLLENSNLVIVDENLQVINNKLFKILEIILADKKYEIQPNQIIKLCNNREGKNYTISDLSKQSKILLSKIVAHKSANGSFEIDEISSFINDFFDGKKPKGASNVKGDLEANVADNRLNVCVNLKYNIKSSLGASATLLNASNHTNFIYELTNINDNIMDANNAIHTHNKLLDRCIFLNQNNVTINFVKVESTTLDYNLKLVDSNLGIFLAEMLYLSYLKNEKNIKKLINFISKNQDEYSFYEKKVGDFANAVTFGMRASEKWNGTNEVNGGIILVTKTGDVYLLDLIYFKNCVDKYLIDNIKLDSPSSSHYGMFDIYKENGRYFFKLNLQIRFK; encoded by the coding sequence GTGGGCTTTAATAAAGGAGAATGGTCAGAGTTATATACATTTTTGTATTTACTAGAAAATTCTAATTTAGTTATAGTTGATGAGAACTTGCAAGTTATAAATAATAAATTATTTAAGATATTAGAAATCATTTTAGCTGATAAAAAGTATGAAATTCAACCAAATCAAATAATAAAGTTATGCAACAATCGAGAAGGAAAAAACTATACTATTAGTGATTTATCAAAGCAAAGTAAAATCCTACTATCAAAAATAGTAGCCCATAAAAGTGCAAATGGCTCTTTTGAAATTGATGAAATTTCCTCTTTTATCAATGATTTTTTTGATGGGAAAAAACCAAAAGGAGCCTCCAATGTCAAAGGAGATTTGGAAGCGAATGTGGCAGATAATCGCCTCAATGTATGTGTCAATTTGAAATATAATATCAAATCAAGTTTAGGCGCTTCAGCAACACTGCTCAATGCTTCTAACCATACAAATTTCATCTACGAACTCACCAATATTAATGATAATATTATGGATGCTAATAATGCCATTCATACACACAACAAATTATTAGACAGATGCATCTTTTTAAATCAAAATAATGTCACGATTAACTTTGTAAAAGTAGAAAGTACTACTTTGGATTATAATTTGAAATTAGTAGATTCTAATTTAGGAATCTTCTTAGCAGAAATGCTTTATTTATCCTATCTAAAAAATGAAAAAAACATTAAAAAACTAATAAATTTCATCTCAAAAAATCAAGATGAATACTCCTTTTATGAAAAGAAAGTGGGTGATTTTGCAAATGCTGTGACATTTGGTATGAGGGCAAGTGAAAAATGGAATGGTACCAATGAAGTCAATGGAGGCATAATCCTTGTTACCAAAACAGGGGATGTCTATTTGCTTGATTTAATCTATTTTAAAAACTGTGTCGATAAATATTTGATTGATAATATTAAACTAGACAGTCCAAGTTCAAGCCATTATGGTATGTTTGATATTTATAAAGAAAACGGAAGATACTTTTTCAAACTCAATCTACAAATTAGATTCAAATAA
- a CDS encoding pyrroline-5-carboxylate reductase, whose product MKLLLIGAGNMGGAMLQGLHVNDITVVEAYPTRAHELQTLYPTIKIVSEIPPLEGYLVILAIKPQSFATLKTKGIAEGVISIMAGVSLEKLKSGIMAKHYIRSMPNMAALVRKSATSLCGDIALKDEAIDVLSSIGRCFWLESEKELDIAMGIASCAPAWIALVAEALSDGAVNLGMKREITYQYIATLFEGVGEVLKSEHPAILKDKVMSPAGTTAAGYAKLEEGKVRDSFIKAMEASYERAKGMSK is encoded by the coding sequence ATGAAATTACTTCTCATTGGTGCTGGCAATATGGGTGGAGCGATGCTTCAAGGCTTACATGTAAACGATATTACCGTTGTTGAAGCCTATCCCACACGAGCACACGAGCTTCAAACACTTTATCCTACGATTAAAATAGTAAGCGAGATTCCTCCTTTGGAGGGGTATTTGGTGATTTTAGCGATTAAACCTCAGTCTTTTGCTACCCTTAAAACCAAAGGAATAGCGGAGGGTGTGATTTCCATTATGGCAGGGGTGAGTTTGGAAAAACTCAAATCGGGTATTATGGCAAAGCACTACATTCGCTCTATGCCCAACATGGCAGCGCTTGTACGTAAATCAGCCACCTCTTTGTGCGGTGATATAGCATTAAAAGATGAAGCCATAGACGTTTTAAGCTCCATTGGACGATGTTTTTGGTTAGAGAGTGAAAAAGAGCTTGACATTGCCATGGGCATTGCCAGTTGCGCTCCTGCATGGATTGCTTTGGTGGCTGAAGCCCTAAGCGATGGTGCTGTCAATCTAGGAATGAAGCGAGAGATTACCTACCAATACATCGCAACACTCTTTGAAGGTGTGGGCGAAGTGCTCAAAAGTGAACATCCTGCCATCTTAAAAGATAAAGTGATGTCCCCTGCTGGTACAACAGCGGCAGGTTATGCCAAACTTGAAGAGGGCAAAGTGCGAGACAGCTTCATCAAAGCGATGGAAGCCTCGTATGAGAGAGCAAAAGGGATGAGTAAGTAA
- the dcm gene encoding DNA (cytosine-5-)-methyltransferase, translating to MTRIMQCQSIYKTIDLFCGIGGIRKGFELAHGFKNILSAEIDPYACKTYEHLYGENPKNDVTSESFKERVKQSAYDILLAGFPCQSFSIAGDKKGFQDTTRGTLFFHVANIIKETKPKAFLLENVEGLYRHDKGKTFKIIIDTLAKELNYKLVGVNELDNGELNYNSESFLRKTIDFGLPQKRIRTYIVGFSNKTIPHNYQLQPLPLKSKKVIFKNLYDVLEKDVSAKYYLSEQYIKTLEKHKENHKSKGNGFGFKIVNNGDNPIANTLLATGGSGKERNLVVQEKPEYYGQMFGSKQSPINNQGIRVMTPTEWARLQGFKDYAFIKNGMDTFSFPKEVSETQQYKQLGNSVSIPVIEELARYIYHTLEEVKSGL from the coding sequence ATGACACGTATCATGCAATGCCAATCCATCTATAAAACCATTGATTTATTTTGTGGGATTGGTGGAATTAGAAAAGGGTTTGAATTAGCTCATGGCTTTAAAAATATCCTTTCTGCTGAAATTGATCCCTATGCTTGCAAGACTTATGAACATTTGTACGGTGAAAATCCAAAAAATGATGTCACAAGTGAGTCATTTAAAGAGAGAGTAAAACAATCTGCTTATGATATTTTATTAGCTGGTTTCCCCTGCCAATCCTTTTCAATCGCTGGAGATAAAAAAGGATTTCAAGATACAACCAGAGGGACACTCTTTTTTCATGTAGCAAACATCATCAAAGAAACAAAACCCAAAGCCTTTTTACTTGAAAATGTAGAAGGTCTTTATAGACATGACAAAGGCAAGACATTTAAAATAATTATTGATACTCTGGCTAAAGAGCTAAATTATAAACTTGTTGGAGTCAATGAGCTTGATAATGGCGAACTAAACTATAACTCTGAATCGTTTTTGAGAAAAACCATTGATTTTGGCTTACCTCAAAAAAGAATTAGAACGTATATTGTCGGCTTTTCTAATAAGACTATTCCTCATAACTATCAATTACAACCTTTGCCTCTAAAATCAAAAAAAGTGATTTTTAAAAACCTCTATGACGTATTAGAAAAAGATGTCTCAGCTAAATATTATTTATCTGAACAATACATTAAGACGCTTGAAAAACACAAAGAAAATCATAAATCAAAAGGAAATGGCTTTGGTTTCAAAATTGTTAACAATGGAGACAACCCAATAGCAAATACACTTCTGGCAACAGGGGGTAGTGGGAAAGAAAGAAATTTGGTCGTACAAGAAAAGCCTGAATATTACGGGCAAATGTTTGGAAGTAAACAATCCCCCATCAATAATCAAGGTATAAGAGTTATGACACCCACAGAATGGGCAAGGCTTCAAGGGTTTAAAGATTACGCTTTTATAAAAAATGGAATGGATACTTTCTCCTTTCCAAAAGAAGTAAGCGAAACCCAGCAATACAAGCAACTAGGCAACAGTGTTTCCATTCCTGTGATTGAAGAATTAGCTCGCTATATTTACCACACATTAGAGGAAGTGAAAAGTGGGCTTTAA
- a CDS encoding DUF2798 domain-containing protein: MIPKKYEFVLFAFLMSLFMTTLMSCVITLINVGWVENFFTLWFRAFWRTYFIAFPTILVVVPMVRKLVHKLVKTH, encoded by the coding sequence GTGATTCCAAAAAAGTATGAGTTTGTTTTGTTTGCATTTTTGATGTCTTTATTTATGACAACGTTAATGTCGTGTGTGATTACACTGATTAATGTTGGATGGGTGGAGAATTTTTTCACTCTATGGTTTCGTGCTTTTTGGAGGACTTACTTTATAGCATTTCCTACGATTTTAGTGGTTGTTCCTATGGTGCGTAAGCTGGTTCATAAGCTGGTTAAAACGCATTAA
- a CDS encoding efflux RND transporter permease subunit, producing MQKEPNSFIAWLVKNKVTANILMLIFLVGGVYMSLYIKKEVFPEFDLDMVTISVAYPGASPEEVEQGIVLSIEEEIRSIEGVKEVTATAKEGVASVIAELHEKGNKNRTYQDIQQAIDSITTFPEDAEKPVISMSSRKRRVVSLAIMGEGEPLVLRELAEIVRERLLQSSGISQVELVGARNYEVEIALDRVVLERYGLSMQNVSDIIAKESVELSGGNIKSNAGDILLRVKTRKIKAADFETLPILTTPLGATVRLGEIATIKDTFVDDSIFFTYNNKPAIEIEVYRLGDETPKSVSQATKKVVEEITQELPSAYALQINDDNSEVYNARLELLLKNGMIGLVLVLLILGAFLEFKLAFWVALGVPTSFLGSLLFLEYFGVSINMISMFAFILALGIVVDDAIIVGENIYEYKQRGMNYIEAAIQGTKDVAIPVTFSILTNIVAFLPLMFIPGIFGKTFFPIAIVVATVFAISWIEAILILPAHLAFKQTTKKGSILHTIEIQQQKVARSFDRFVEKVYQPFLLFCMRNRYPTLVMGFAILIVVLAYAKSGRLGFEMMPRIESNRAVVYATMPIGTPQSVMQMVNQQIIASGLKTIETLNEEGLNQGYKSKINENEIQVTFYLLEGEIRNISTSDFNDLWRKTLGKIAGIESLVFKKDIGGPGGGKAALTLELSHRDTALLEAAAQELADVLKSFSITKDVDDGISTGKRQIDFELLPLGQKLGLTAYEIARQVRYTTYGKEAIREQQGRNEVKIMVRQTENERNSEAIIDDIKIKTPSGGFVRLGDVAKRIEGNAYTKISRREGKRIINVTANVEPERDTPQLISSLDTDFIPKLQQKYPELQISYQGRQAETKESSRSLISSFLLVLAVLYIMLAIPFASYTQPLIIMIAIPFGIIGAFLGHMLLGYSLSMVSILGVVALCGVVVNDTLVMVDYANTMRKEGHKAFEAIILAATRRFRPIFLTTATTFGGLAPMIYETSIQAKFMIPMAISLGYGILFSTLISLIFVPALYIMLEDIKALFQPSHSNA from the coding sequence ATGCAAAAAGAGCCCAATTCATTCATTGCTTGGCTGGTGAAAAATAAGGTCACTGCCAATATTTTAATGCTTATCTTTTTAGTCGGTGGCGTGTATATGTCACTTTATATTAAAAAAGAGGTTTTCCCCGAATTTGATCTGGACATGGTCACCATCAGTGTTGCTTATCCTGGTGCCAGTCCTGAAGAGGTGGAACAAGGCATTGTGCTCTCCATTGAAGAAGAGATTCGAAGCATTGAGGGCGTTAAAGAAGTGACGGCTACGGCAAAAGAGGGTGTCGCTTCGGTTATTGCAGAATTACACGAAAAAGGGAATAAAAACAGAACCTATCAAGACATTCAACAAGCCATCGACAGCATTACCACCTTTCCTGAAGATGCCGAAAAGCCTGTTATTTCCATGAGCTCTCGTAAGCGTCGGGTGGTTTCTTTGGCAATTATGGGTGAGGGTGAGCCATTGGTGCTTCGAGAGCTTGCAGAAATCGTGCGAGAACGTCTGCTTCAAAGCTCAGGTATTTCACAAGTGGAGCTTGTGGGTGCTCGTAATTATGAGGTTGAAATAGCACTGGATAGAGTGGTACTGGAACGCTATGGACTTTCCATGCAAAATGTTTCAGATATTATTGCCAAAGAGTCTGTTGAGCTCTCAGGTGGCAACATCAAAAGCAATGCAGGCGATATACTCCTTCGTGTCAAAACACGAAAAATAAAAGCAGCTGATTTTGAGACACTCCCTATTTTAACAACACCTCTAGGAGCAACGGTACGTTTAGGTGAAATTGCGACCATAAAAGACACCTTTGTGGATGATTCTATCTTTTTTACGTACAATAACAAGCCTGCTATTGAAATTGAGGTTTACCGCTTAGGAGATGAAACACCTAAAAGCGTCTCACAAGCGACCAAAAAGGTCGTAGAAGAGATAACGCAAGAATTACCCTCTGCTTACGCACTTCAAATCAATGATGACAACTCAGAGGTATACAACGCACGGCTTGAGCTCTTACTGAAAAATGGCATGATTGGACTGGTTTTAGTTCTACTCATTTTGGGTGCTTTTTTAGAGTTTAAACTTGCGTTTTGGGTAGCACTGGGTGTTCCAACTTCCTTTTTGGGTTCACTGCTTTTCTTAGAGTATTTTGGTGTTTCCATCAATATGATTTCCATGTTTGCGTTTATTTTAGCCTTAGGTATTGTGGTGGATGATGCGATTATTGTCGGAGAAAACATTTACGAATACAAACAACGGGGCATGAACTACATAGAAGCGGCTATTCAAGGAACCAAAGATGTTGCCATCCCTGTCACGTTTAGTATTTTAACCAATATTGTTGCTTTTCTACCGCTGATGTTTATTCCTGGTATTTTTGGAAAAACATTTTTTCCTATTGCTATTGTTGTCGCAACCGTTTTTGCTATTTCGTGGATTGAGGCCATTCTCATTTTGCCAGCACACCTTGCGTTTAAACAAACAACAAAAAAAGGCTCCATTCTTCATACCATTGAGATACAACAGCAAAAAGTAGCACGCTCTTTTGATCGTTTTGTAGAGAAGGTGTATCAGCCTTTTTTACTCTTTTGTATGCGCAATCGCTACCCCACGCTTGTGATGGGATTTGCCATCTTAATCGTTGTTTTAGCCTATGCAAAAAGTGGAAGACTCGGCTTTGAGATGATGCCACGCATTGAATCCAACCGTGCGGTTGTCTATGCCACGATGCCCATTGGAACACCCCAAAGTGTTATGCAAATGGTCAATCAACAAATAATTGCCTCAGGCTTAAAAACCATAGAGACCCTTAATGAAGAAGGGCTCAATCAAGGTTATAAAAGTAAAATCAACGAAAACGAAATTCAAGTGACTTTTTATCTGCTGGAGGGAGAAATTCGAAACATATCGACCAGTGATTTTAATGATTTGTGGCGAAAAACATTGGGAAAAATTGCGGGCATAGAATCTTTAGTCTTTAAAAAAGATATTGGAGGACCTGGTGGGGGAAAAGCAGCGTTGACCCTTGAGCTAAGTCACCGAGATACCGCTCTTTTAGAAGCGGCGGCACAAGAACTCGCCGATGTACTCAAAAGCTTTTCCATTACCAAAGATGTGGATGATGGTATTTCTACAGGAAAGCGCCAAATTGACTTTGAACTTTTACCTCTGGGGCAAAAGCTAGGGCTTACTGCTTATGAAATCGCACGTCAAGTACGCTACACGACCTATGGCAAAGAGGCTATTCGTGAACAACAAGGACGCAATGAAGTCAAAATCATGGTACGTCAAACAGAAAATGAACGTAACAGTGAAGCCATTATTGATGATATTAAAATCAAAACACCCAGCGGTGGCTTTGTAAGACTAGGTGATGTTGCCAAGCGCATTGAAGGCAATGCTTATACCAAAATTTCAAGACGTGAGGGTAAACGCATTATCAATGTCACCGCCAATGTGGAGCCTGAACGTGATACCCCTCAACTTATTAGCTCTTTAGATACTGATTTTATTCCAAAGCTTCAACAAAAATACCCCGAACTTCAAATTTCCTATCAGGGACGTCAAGCAGAAACCAAAGAGAGTAGCCGAAGTTTAATCTCAAGTTTTCTGTTGGTCTTAGCCGTTCTTTACATTATGCTTGCCATTCCTTTTGCAAGTTACACACAGCCTTTAATTATTATGATTGCTATTCCCTTTGGAATTATCGGAGCTTTTTTAGGGCATATGCTCTTAGGATATAGCCTAAGTATGGTCAGTATTTTAGGGGTGGTAGCGCTGTGTGGTGTGGTCGTTAATGATACTTTGGTCATGGTTGATTACGCTAATACCATGAGAAAAGAGGGGCATAAAGCATTTGAAGCCATTATTCTTGCAGCTACAAGACGCTTTAGGCCTATTTTTCTCACCACCGCCACCACATTTGGTGGTCTTGCACCGATGATTTATGAAACCTCTATCCAAGCTAAATTTATGATTCCTATGGCAATTTCGCTAGGATATGGTATTTTATTTTCAACACTCATTTCCTTGATTTTTGTACCCGCACTTTATATTATGTTAGAAGATATTAAAGCCTTGTTTCAGCCTTCGCATTCCAACGCATAA